From one Perca fluviatilis chromosome 10, GENO_Pfluv_1.0, whole genome shotgun sequence genomic stretch:
- the LOC120567226 gene encoding protocadherin gamma-A2-like, which translates to MGWQVLFISLLSLSVVHGQVSYSIPEEMTKGALIGDIAQDLGLGLERLKSGKARIYTGNTEEYIELKRERGVLLINDRIDRESLCGQTMPCALHFQMILETPMEFYTVTVEITDINDNPPTFEKSEMKYEISEFTPTGARFVLDKAIDNDVGVNGLNSYALKPSDNFVLKTISRVDGTKHVEMVLQKPLDREKHEHISLILTALDGGEPQLSGTMQILITVLDANDNTPVCSKPEYKASVTENAPVGTLITTVRATDIDKGNNGIVTYMISKSGAAGLFNIDANNGVLTLIGHVDYEKRRLYELDVQVSDQGGLSDACKVIVDVTDTNDNPPSINIMSNSNAVCENMKPGTVVAMLNIQDADSNDNGKVMCVLNENIPFAIKSTANNFFTVITDSELDRERASEYNITVTCSDEGVPSLSSSVTLTLQISDVNDNAPVFESSSYEAYIVENNTPGLSIFTVKARDADWNQNARVSYILEDSSVNGVTVSSYVSVSADSGVIHAVRSFDYEQIKDFHFRVKAQDGGSPPLSSNVTVKILIQDRNDNPPQVLYPVQTGGSLVAEMVPRSADVGYLVTKVVAVDVDSGQNAWLSYKLQKATDRALFEVGLQNGEIRTIRQVTDKDAVKQRLTVIVEDNGQPSRSATVIVNVAVADNFPEVLSEFTDFTHDKEYNDNLTFYLVLALAVVSFLFITCLVVIISVKIYRWRQSRILYHSNLPVIPYYPPRYSDTLGTGTLQHVYNYEVCRTTDSRKSDCKFGRAGSQNVLIMDPSSTGTMQRIQSEKSILDEPDSPLEVRLIVLH; encoded by the coding sequence ATGGGATGGCAAGTGCTGTTTATCTCGCTGCTCTCTCTCAGTGTAGTGCACGGACAGGTCAGCTACTCCATTCCGGAGGAAATGACAAAGGGGGCTCTGATTGGCGATATAGCCCAGGATTTAGGTTTAGGTTTGGAAAGACTGAAGTCCGGTAAAGCTCGTATTTATACTGGTAACACAGAGGAATATATAGAgctgaagagagaaagaggagtcCTCCTTATTAATGACAGAATAGACCGAGAATCTCTCTGCGGTCAAACAATGCCTTGCGCACTCCACTTTCAAATGATCCTGGAAACCCCAATGGAGTTTTACACGGTCACTGTCGAAATTACAGATATAAATGACAACCCTCCCACATTTGAGAAAAGTGAGATGAAATATGAAATTAGTGAATTCACCCCGACTGGAGCTCGATTCGTCTTAGATAAAGCAATAGACAATGACGTTGGTGTAAACGGATTAAACAGCTACGCCCTGAAACCCAGTGATAATTTCGTTCTGAAAACCATCAGCCGAGTCGATGGGACTAAACATGTCGAGATGGTTTTACAGAAACCATTAGACCGAGAAAAACATGAGCATATATCATTAATACTAACCGCTCTGGATGGCGGTGAACCACAGCTTTCGGGGACAATGCAGATTCTAATAACTGTGTTAGACGCAAATGACAACACGCCCGTttgttcaaaaccggaatacaAAGCAAGTGTTACAGAGAACGCTCCTGTTGGCACTTTAATTACTACCGTAAGGGCTACAGACATAGATAAAGGCAATAACGGAATTGTAACATACATGATTTCAAAATCTGGAGCAGCGGGTCTCTTTAACATTGACGCCAATAACGGAGTATTGACTTTAATTGGGCATGTAGATTATGAAAAGAGGAGACTTTATGAGCTAGATGTTCAGGTGTCAGACCAGGGAGGATTATCAGACGCATGTAAAGTAATTGTGGACGTGACAGATACAAATGATAACCCGCCGTCCATTAACATCATGTCGAACTCAAACGCAGTATGTGAGAACATGAAGCCGGGAACGGTTGTAGCAATGCTTAATATACAAGATGCGGACTCAAATGATAACGGCAAAGTCATGTGTGTTTTAAACGAAAATATTCCTTTTGCCATAAAATCAACAGCAAATAATTTCTTTACTGTTATAACCGACAGTGaattagacagagagagagcctcTGAGTATAATATAACTGTGACCTGCTCTGATGAGGGAGTGCCCTCCCTCTCCAGCAGCGTCACTCTCACCTTACAGATCTCTGATGTGAATGATAACGCGCCTGTCTTTGAGAGTAGCTCATATGAGGCCTACATTGTAGAAAACAACACACCAGGTCTCTCTATATTCACAGTGAAAGCCAGAGACGCTGACTGGAACCAGAATGCCCGTGTTTCTTACATACTGGAGGACTCCTCTGTTAACGGAGTGACAGTCTCCTCATATGTGTCCGTTAGTGCTGATAGTGGAGTCATCCATGCAGTGCGCTCTTTTGACTACGAGCAGATCAAAGACTTCCACTTCCGCGTCAAAGCGCAGGATGGAGGCTCTCCTCCACTCAGTAGCAAtgtgactgtgaaaatactgatCCAGGACCGGAACGACAACCCTCCTCAGGTTCTGTACCCAGTTCAGACTGGTGGCTCTCTGGTGGCTGAAATGGTGCCTCGTTCAGCAGATGTGGGCTATCTGGTCACTAAAGTGGTGGCTGTTGATGTGGACTCTGGACAGAATGCCTGGCTCTCCTATAAACTGCAGAAAGCCACAGACAGGGCGCTGTTTGAAGTGGGCTTACAGAATGGAGAAATAAGAACTATCCGCCAAGTCACTGATAAAGATGCTGTGAAACAAAGACTGACTGTTATAGTGGAGGACAACGGGCAGCCCTCTCGTTCAGCTACAGTCATTGTTAACGTGGCGGTGGCGGACAACTTCCCTGAAGTGCTGTCTGAGTTCACTGACTTTACACACGACAAGGAGTACAATGACAACCTGACTTTTTACTTAGTGTTGGCTTTGGCTGTagtttccttcctcttcatcacgTGTTTAGTGGTTATTatatcagtgaaaatctacagATGGAGACAGTCTCGCATCCTGTATCACTCCAATCTCCCTGTGATTCCATATTATCCACCACGTTACTCAGACACTTTGGGGACAGGGACTCTCCAACACGTGTACAATTACGAGGTGTGCAGGACGACTGACTCCAGAAAGAGTGACTGTAAGTTCGGCAGAGCTGGTAGTCAGAACGTGCTGATAATGGACCCCAGTTCTACAGGGACGATGCAGCGgatacagagtgaaaagagCATCCTGGATGAACCAGACTCTCCTCTAGAGGTTAGACTCATTGTTTTACATTGA
- the LOC120567212 gene encoding protocadherin beta-16-like yields the protein MEMPDRTMRRQVLLFISILSLSSVLCQVSYSIPEELAKGSLIGNIAQDLGLDRTRLSLGKARIFTGDSAEYIELNRERGVLLIKEKIDRERLCGKKTPCALHFQVILESPMEFYTVAVEITDINDNTPIFEKSDMEFKISESAAKGVKFLLERAIDPDVGMNSLQSYFLTKTDNFVLKLKDQPDGEKIVEMILQKSLDREKQEEIYLVLTAVDGGEPTLSGTAQIHVTVLDANDNAPVFTKTVYRATIPENAPKGTVLTKVSASDADKGSNSKVTYSISNSAADVRDMFKINELNGDLSLKSNVDYEKARNYQIHVQASDEGGLTDSCKITVEVIDINDNKPVINIMSQTNVVSEDSKPSTVVTMVNVQDLDSGDNGKVQCAINEHIPVRLKPTSNNFFNLVIDSDLDRETASEYNITVTCSDEGVPSLSSSVTLTLQISDVNDNAPVFERSSYEAYIVENNTPGLSIFTVKARDADWNQNARVSYILEDSSVNGVPVSSYVSVSADSGVLHAVRSFDYEQIKDFHFRVKAQDGGSPPLSSNVTVKILIQDQNDNPPQVLYPVQTGGSLVAEMVPRSADVGYLVTKVVAVDVDSGQNAWLSYKLQKATDRALFEVGLQDGEIRTIRQVTDKDAVKQRLTVIVEDNGQPSRSATVIVNVAVADSFPEVLSEFTDFTHDKEYNDNLTFYLVLALAVVSFLFITCLVVIISVKIYRWRQSRILYHSNLPVIPYYPPRYSDTLGTGTLQHVYNYEVCRTTDSRKSDCKFGRAGSQNVLIMDPSSTGTMQRIQSEKSILDEPDSPLEVRPLKYRFSVFLII from the coding sequence ATGGAAATGCCAGACAGAACAATGAGGCGGCAAGTGTTGTTGTTTATCTCAATCCTTTCTCTCTCATCGGTGCTCTGCCAGGTCAGCTACTCCATTCCTGAGGAATTGGCAAAAGGCTCATTAATCGGTAACATTGCTCAGGATTTAGGTTTAGACAGAACAAGACTATCATTAGGCAAAGCTCGGATTTTTACAGGAGACAGCGCAGAGTACATTGAGCTGAACAGAGAACGAGGAGTCCTCCTTATCAAGGAGAaaatagacagagagaggctATGTGGAAAGAAGACGCCCTGTGCTTTGCATTTCCAGGTTATTTTAGAAAGTCCTATGGAATTTTACACGGTTGCTGTCGAAATCACAGATATAAATGATAACACCCCAATATTTGAAAAATCTGACATGGAGTTTAAAATAAGTGAATCTGCTGCAAAAGGAGTAAAATTCTTGTTAGAGAGGGCAATAGATCCCGATGTTGGCATGAATAGTCTACAGAGTTATTTTCTGACTAAAACCGATAATTTTGTTCTGAAATTGAAAGATCAGCCCGATGGAGAAAAGATAGTTGAAATGATTTTACAAAAATCACTTGATAGAGAAAAACAGGAGGAGATATATTTAGTGTTAACTGCGGTTGACGGAGGGGAACCAACCCTATCTGGCACGGCACAGATACATGTTACAGTGCTTGATGCCAATGACAATGCACCTGTTTTTACAAAGACTGTTTATAGAGCTACAATACCTGAGAACGCCCCTAAAGGTACAGTCTTAACCAAGGTTAGTGCTTCAGATGCTGATAAAGGGTCAAACTCTAAGGTTACGTATTCAATATCCAACTCAGCTGCAGATGTACGAGACATGTttaaaattaatgaattaaacGGAGATTTGAGCTTGAAAAGTAATGTAGATTATGAAAAGGCACGCAACTATCAAATACACGTGCAAGCCAGTGATGAAGGGGGGCTAACAGATTCATGTAAGATTACGGTTGAAGTAATAGACATTAATGATAACAAGCCAGTTATTAATATAATGTCACAGACTAATGTAGTTTCCGAGGACTCTAAACCATCAACAGTTGTGACTATGGTAAATGTTCAGGACCTAGATTCCGGAGATAATGGCAAGGTTCAATGCGCAATAAATGAACATATTCCTGTTAGATTAAAGCCAAcgtcaaataatttttttaatctagTGATAGACAGTGATTTAGACAGAGAAACAGCATCTGAGTATAATATAACTGTGACCTGCTCTGATGAGGGAGTGCCCTCCCTCTCCAGCAGCGTCACTCTCACCTTACAGATCTCTGATGTGAATGATAACGCGCCTGTCTTTGAGAGGAGCTCATATGAGGCCTACATTGTAGAAAACAACACACCAGGTCTCTCTATATTCACAGTGAAAGCCAGAGACGCTGACTGGAACCAGAATGCCCGTGTTTCTTATATACTGGAGGACTCCTCTGTTAACGGAGTGCCAGTCTCCTCATATGTGTCCGTTAGTGCTGATAGTGGAGTCCTCCATGCAGTGCGCTCTTTTGACTACGAGCAGATCAAAGACTTCCACTTCCGCGTCAAAGCGCAGGATGGAGGCTCTCCTCCACTCAGTAGCAATGTGACTGTAAAAATACTGATCCAAGACCAGAACGACAACCCTCCTCAGGTTCTGTACCCAGTCCAGACTGGTGGCTCTCTGGTGGCTGAAATGGTGCCTCGTTCAGCAGATGTGGGCTATCTGGTCACTAAAGTGGTGGCTGTTGATGTGGACTCTGGACAGAATGCCTGGCTCTCCTATAAACTGCAGAAAGCCACGGACAGGGCGCTGTTTGAAGTGGGCTTACAGGATGGAGAAATAAGAACTATCCGCCAAGTCACTGATAAAGATGCTGTGAAACAAAGACTGACTGTTATAGTGGAGGACAACGGGCAGCCCTCTCGTTCAGCTACAGTCATTGTTAACGTGGCGGTGGCGGACAGCTTCCCTGAAGTGCTGTCTGAGTTCACTGACTTTACACACGACAAGGAGTACAATGACAACCTGACTTTTTACTTAGTGTTGGCTTTGGCTGTagtttccttcctcttcatcacgTGTTTAGTGGTTATTatatcagtgaaaatctacagATGGAGACAGTCTCGCATCCTGTATCACTCCAATCTCCCTGTGATTCCATATTATCCACCACGTTACTCAGACACTTTGGGGACAGGGACTCTCCAACACGTGTACAATTACGAGGTGTGCAGGACGACTGACTCCAGAAAGAGTGACTGTAAGTTCGGCAGAGCTGGTAGTCAGAACGTGCTGATAATGGACCCCAGTTCTACAGGGACGATGCAGCGgatacagagtgaaaagagCATCCTGGATGAACCAGACTCTCCTCTAGAGGTTAGACCGCTTAAATACCGTTTCAGTGTATtcttaattatttaa